A part of Tachysurus vachellii isolate PV-2020 chromosome 4, HZAU_Pvac_v1, whole genome shotgun sequence genomic DNA contains:
- the pltp gene encoding phospholipid transfer protein isoform X2 has product MFLLSCNMGLYRMAIFIFLLPHMAQMTEISPGFKIRITSRGLELLKHETQKFVEQELGDITMPEMHGKKGNLQYSITDIKITELNLTADLSFQPVDGLLFDVQNSSITLNFQRRVIYWLIQDVGAINASAEGVYINTTLHLAKDEEGRLKIANVSCDASIAKMRAKFGGTFGRVYDFVATFLKTGMRFILNRQICPALNHAGLVLINQLLETIPVRAKVDYYVGIDYSLLSDPVVSGTSLDMDFRGMFYNLQNKDDILENYSVNPVLNEYNRMIYMALSEYFFDSGLYSYFKGGVFRMHIANERMPKDLEMLLRTTYFGAIMLLNPALMDAPISLEMEVTSAPKSTIKPSGATATVHAGVRVLLVPPGKSPVQLSSMTMESKFNAKVYMKEKRLAIQLDLRRFKIFSNQSALESLALIPLQGPLKALLQVTIVPMLNNYTKKGVQIPLPDGIDLIEDMVEYHDGYITIGANLHFRSGLKELIEKTS; this is encoded by the exons GCAACATGGGGCTTTACAGAATGGCCATCTTCATCTTCCTTCTCCCACACATGGCACAGATGACAGAAATTTCTCCTGGGTTCAAAATCCGCATCACGTCCAGAGGACTGGAGTTGT TGAAACACGAGACACAGAAGTTTGTGGAACAAGAGCTGGGAGATATCACCATGCCAGAGATGCACGGCAAGAAAGGGAATCTCCAGTATTCCATTACAGA TATAAAGATTACAGAGCTGAACCTGACTGCAGATTTGAGTTTCCAGCCTGTAGATGGACTGCTGTTTGATGTACAGAACTCATCTATTACCCTCAACTTCCAGAGACGTGTGATCTACTGGTTAAT ACAAGATGTGGGTGCCATCAACGCCTCTGCAGAAGGCGTATACATCAACACCACACTCCATCTGGCTAAGGATGAAGAGGGCCGTCTGAAGATTGCCAACGTCAGCTGTGATGCTTCCATTGCCAAGATGAGGGCCAAATTTGGTGGGACTTTTGG GAGGGTCTACGACTTTGTAGCCACTTTCCTGAAAACAGGAATGCGCTTCATATTGAATCGACAG ATTTGCCCTGCTCTTAACCACGCTGGCCTTGTCCTGATCAACCAACTGCTGGAGACGATTCCAG TGCGTGCAAAAGTGGATTATTATGTCGGCATTGATTACTCACTCTTGAGTGACCCAGTGGTTAGTGGCACGAGTCTTGATATGGATTTTAGG GGGATGTTCTACAACTTGCAGAACAAGGATGACATCTTGGAGAATTATTCTGTGAATCCAGTGTTGAACGAGTACAACCGCATGATCTACATGGCTCTCTCTGAGTACTTTTTCGACAGTGGACTCTACTCATATTTCAAAGGAGGCGTGTTCAGGATGCACATAGCCAATGAACGA ATGCCTAAAGACTTAGAGATGCTTCTCAGGACCACCTACTTTGGAGCAATCATGCTATTG AATCCAGCTTTGATGGATGCTCCAATCTCACTGGAGATGGAGGTAACATCAGCTCCTAAGTCTACCATCAAGCCTTCAGGGGCAACAGCAACCGTGCACGCTGGTGTCCGAGTGCTGCTTGTACCTCCAGGAAAGTCACCTGTTCAGCTCAGCAGTATGACCATG GAGTCCAAATTCAATGCTAAGGTGTACATGAAGGAGAAGAGACTGGCTATACAGCTGGACCTAAGAAG gTTTAAAATCTTTTCTAACCAGTCTGCTCTGGAGTCGTTAGCG CTGATTCCACTGCAAGGACCGCTGAAGGCTCTGCTCCAAGTAACTATTGTGCCAATGTTAAACA ATTACACTAAAAAAGGCGTACAGATCCCTCTGCCAGATGGAATAGACCTCATTGAGGACATGGTCGAGTATCATGAT GGCTACATCACTATTGGAGCCAATCTCCATTTCCGAAGTGGTTTGAAGGAGCTGATTGAGAAGACGTCTTAA
- the pltp gene encoding phospholipid transfer protein isoform X3: protein MGLYRMAIFIFLLPHMAQMTEISPGFKIRITSRGLELLKHETQKFVEQELGDITMPEMHGKKGNLQYSITDIKITELNLTADLSFQPVDGLLFDVQNSSITLNFQRRVIYWLIQDVGAINASAEGVYINTTLHLAKDEEGRLKIANVSCDASIAKMRAKFGGTFGRVYDFVATFLKTGMRFILNRQICPALNHAGLVLINQLLETIPVRAKVDYYVGIDYSLLSDPVVSGTSLDMDFRGMFYNLQNKDDILENYSVNPVLNEYNRMIYMALSEYFFDSGLYSYFKGGVFRMHIANERMPKDLEMLLRTTYFGAIMLLNPALMDAPISLEMEVTSAPKSTIKPSGATATVHAGVRVLLVPPGKSPVQLSSMTMESKFNAKVYMKEKRLAIQLDLRRFKIFSNQSALESLALIPLQGPLKALLQVTIVPMLNNYTKKGVQIPLPDGIDLIEDMVEYHDGYITIGANLHFRSGLKELIEKTS from the exons ATGGGGCTTTACAGAATGGCCATCTTCATCTTCCTTCTCCCACACATGGCACAGATGACAGAAATTTCTCCTGGGTTCAAAATCCGCATCACGTCCAGAGGACTGGAGTTGT TGAAACACGAGACACAGAAGTTTGTGGAACAAGAGCTGGGAGATATCACCATGCCAGAGATGCACGGCAAGAAAGGGAATCTCCAGTATTCCATTACAGA TATAAAGATTACAGAGCTGAACCTGACTGCAGATTTGAGTTTCCAGCCTGTAGATGGACTGCTGTTTGATGTACAGAACTCATCTATTACCCTCAACTTCCAGAGACGTGTGATCTACTGGTTAAT ACAAGATGTGGGTGCCATCAACGCCTCTGCAGAAGGCGTATACATCAACACCACACTCCATCTGGCTAAGGATGAAGAGGGCCGTCTGAAGATTGCCAACGTCAGCTGTGATGCTTCCATTGCCAAGATGAGGGCCAAATTTGGTGGGACTTTTGG GAGGGTCTACGACTTTGTAGCCACTTTCCTGAAAACAGGAATGCGCTTCATATTGAATCGACAG ATTTGCCCTGCTCTTAACCACGCTGGCCTTGTCCTGATCAACCAACTGCTGGAGACGATTCCAG TGCGTGCAAAAGTGGATTATTATGTCGGCATTGATTACTCACTCTTGAGTGACCCAGTGGTTAGTGGCACGAGTCTTGATATGGATTTTAGG GGGATGTTCTACAACTTGCAGAACAAGGATGACATCTTGGAGAATTATTCTGTGAATCCAGTGTTGAACGAGTACAACCGCATGATCTACATGGCTCTCTCTGAGTACTTTTTCGACAGTGGACTCTACTCATATTTCAAAGGAGGCGTGTTCAGGATGCACATAGCCAATGAACGA ATGCCTAAAGACTTAGAGATGCTTCTCAGGACCACCTACTTTGGAGCAATCATGCTATTG AATCCAGCTTTGATGGATGCTCCAATCTCACTGGAGATGGAGGTAACATCAGCTCCTAAGTCTACCATCAAGCCTTCAGGGGCAACAGCAACCGTGCACGCTGGTGTCCGAGTGCTGCTTGTACCTCCAGGAAAGTCACCTGTTCAGCTCAGCAGTATGACCATG GAGTCCAAATTCAATGCTAAGGTGTACATGAAGGAGAAGAGACTGGCTATACAGCTGGACCTAAGAAG gTTTAAAATCTTTTCTAACCAGTCTGCTCTGGAGTCGTTAGCG CTGATTCCACTGCAAGGACCGCTGAAGGCTCTGCTCCAAGTAACTATTGTGCCAATGTTAAACA ATTACACTAAAAAAGGCGTACAGATCCCTCTGCCAGATGGAATAGACCTCATTGAGGACATGGTCGAGTATCATGAT GGCTACATCACTATTGGAGCCAATCTCCATTTCCGAAGTGGTTTGAAGGAGCTGATTGAGAAGACGTCTTAA
- the pltp gene encoding phospholipid transfer protein isoform X1: MLNPKARKKSFCNMGLYRMAIFIFLLPHMAQMTEISPGFKIRITSRGLELLKHETQKFVEQELGDITMPEMHGKKGNLQYSITDIKITELNLTADLSFQPVDGLLFDVQNSSITLNFQRRVIYWLIQDVGAINASAEGVYINTTLHLAKDEEGRLKIANVSCDASIAKMRAKFGGTFGRVYDFVATFLKTGMRFILNRQICPALNHAGLVLINQLLETIPVRAKVDYYVGIDYSLLSDPVVSGTSLDMDFRGMFYNLQNKDDILENYSVNPVLNEYNRMIYMALSEYFFDSGLYSYFKGGVFRMHIANERMPKDLEMLLRTTYFGAIMLLNPALMDAPISLEMEVTSAPKSTIKPSGATATVHAGVRVLLVPPGKSPVQLSSMTMESKFNAKVYMKEKRLAIQLDLRRFKIFSNQSALESLALIPLQGPLKALLQVTIVPMLNNYTKKGVQIPLPDGIDLIEDMVEYHDGYITIGANLHFRSGLKELIEKTS, translated from the exons GCAACATGGGGCTTTACAGAATGGCCATCTTCATCTTCCTTCTCCCACACATGGCACAGATGACAGAAATTTCTCCTGGGTTCAAAATCCGCATCACGTCCAGAGGACTGGAGTTGT TGAAACACGAGACACAGAAGTTTGTGGAACAAGAGCTGGGAGATATCACCATGCCAGAGATGCACGGCAAGAAAGGGAATCTCCAGTATTCCATTACAGA TATAAAGATTACAGAGCTGAACCTGACTGCAGATTTGAGTTTCCAGCCTGTAGATGGACTGCTGTTTGATGTACAGAACTCATCTATTACCCTCAACTTCCAGAGACGTGTGATCTACTGGTTAAT ACAAGATGTGGGTGCCATCAACGCCTCTGCAGAAGGCGTATACATCAACACCACACTCCATCTGGCTAAGGATGAAGAGGGCCGTCTGAAGATTGCCAACGTCAGCTGTGATGCTTCCATTGCCAAGATGAGGGCCAAATTTGGTGGGACTTTTGG GAGGGTCTACGACTTTGTAGCCACTTTCCTGAAAACAGGAATGCGCTTCATATTGAATCGACAG ATTTGCCCTGCTCTTAACCACGCTGGCCTTGTCCTGATCAACCAACTGCTGGAGACGATTCCAG TGCGTGCAAAAGTGGATTATTATGTCGGCATTGATTACTCACTCTTGAGTGACCCAGTGGTTAGTGGCACGAGTCTTGATATGGATTTTAGG GGGATGTTCTACAACTTGCAGAACAAGGATGACATCTTGGAGAATTATTCTGTGAATCCAGTGTTGAACGAGTACAACCGCATGATCTACATGGCTCTCTCTGAGTACTTTTTCGACAGTGGACTCTACTCATATTTCAAAGGAGGCGTGTTCAGGATGCACATAGCCAATGAACGA ATGCCTAAAGACTTAGAGATGCTTCTCAGGACCACCTACTTTGGAGCAATCATGCTATTG AATCCAGCTTTGATGGATGCTCCAATCTCACTGGAGATGGAGGTAACATCAGCTCCTAAGTCTACCATCAAGCCTTCAGGGGCAACAGCAACCGTGCACGCTGGTGTCCGAGTGCTGCTTGTACCTCCAGGAAAGTCACCTGTTCAGCTCAGCAGTATGACCATG GAGTCCAAATTCAATGCTAAGGTGTACATGAAGGAGAAGAGACTGGCTATACAGCTGGACCTAAGAAG gTTTAAAATCTTTTCTAACCAGTCTGCTCTGGAGTCGTTAGCG CTGATTCCACTGCAAGGACCGCTGAAGGCTCTGCTCCAAGTAACTATTGTGCCAATGTTAAACA ATTACACTAAAAAAGGCGTACAGATCCCTCTGCCAGATGGAATAGACCTCATTGAGGACATGGTCGAGTATCATGAT GGCTACATCACTATTGGAGCCAATCTCCATTTCCGAAGTGGTTTGAAGGAGCTGATTGAGAAGACGTCTTAA